The Chitinophagales bacterium genome has a segment encoding these proteins:
- a CDS encoding ABC transporter permease → MHYHYFSQPYYKQLLNLNVERFISQKLAWQEKKSFSRFIIIIAITAIALSMSIMIVATCMVNGFTSEIKHKIFGFWGEIHIHKMDNNSSFEETPVHWKDIKINQLKKIPAVKSVTPYINKAAIFKTKHEIDGVILKGVDSSFDWQFISDYLVDGKPIQYNATDRFAKEIIISQQKANVLNLKIGDAVIVYFLRKNSTTPIGRKLKIVGIYKTGLEEYDSKFSLVDLRLLQQINDWDSTQMSGVEVRLNDLDKINEVNDEIYYTIIDNTMYSETIQQINPNIFEWLKLQKINEIIILAIMLLVAILNMITALIILILDRTKMIGILKALGAKNSVIRGIFLYQSMYIISRAIIIGNIIGLGLCFLQQQTGFIKLNEENYYVSHAPIAFDWIQIIAINIGAFVICVLVLYIPSRLVAKISPLNAIRFN, encoded by the coding sequence GTGCATTATCACTATTTTAGTCAACCATATTATAAACAACTGTTAAACTTGAATGTAGAACGATTTATATCGCAAAAATTAGCTTGGCAAGAAAAGAAATCTTTCTCAAGATTTATCATCATTATTGCAATTACTGCTATTGCTTTAAGCATGAGTATTATGATAGTAGCAACATGCATGGTAAATGGTTTTACATCAGAAATTAAACATAAAATTTTTGGATTTTGGGGCGAAATTCATATTCATAAAATGGACAATAATAGTTCTTTTGAAGAAACGCCTGTTCATTGGAAAGACATTAAAATTAATCAACTAAAGAAAATACCAGCAGTTAAATCTGTTACACCATACATTAACAAAGCAGCTATTTTTAAAACCAAACACGAAATAGACGGCGTTATTTTAAAAGGTGTTGATAGCTCTTTCGACTGGCAATTTATTAGTGATTATTTGGTTGATGGAAAACCAATTCAGTACAATGCGACAGATAGGTTTGCTAAAGAAATTATTATTTCGCAACAAAAAGCCAATGTTTTAAATCTTAAAATTGGCGATGCTGTTATTGTTTATTTTTTAAGAAAAAACAGCACTACTCCTATTGGAAGAAAACTAAAAATTGTAGGCATCTACAAAACTGGTTTAGAAGAATACGATAGTAAATTTAGTCTTGTTGATTTAAGATTGCTACAACAAATTAATGATTGGGACAGTACTCAAATGAGTGGTGTAGAAGTTAGATTAAATGATTTAGATAAGATAAACGAAGTTAATGATGAAATTTATTATACGATTATTGACAATACAATGTATAGTGAAACCATTCAGCAAATCAATCCGAATATATTTGAATGGTTGAAACTGCAAAAAATAAATGAAATTATTATTTTAGCAATTATGTTGCTAGTTGCTATTTTAAATATGATAACCGCATTAATTATTTTAATATTAGACAGAACAAAAATGATTGGTATATTAAAAGCATTAGGTGCTAAAAACAGTGTTATACGAGGAATATTTTTATACCAATCGATGTATATTATAAGTAGAGCAATTATAATTGGAAATATTATAGGTTTAGGTTTGTGTTTTTTACAACAGCAAACAGGATTTATTAAATTGAACGAAGAGAACTATTATGTATCACATGCACCAATTGCATTTGATTGGATACAAATTATAGCAATAAACATAGGTGCATTTGTAATTTGTGTGTTGGTACTATATATTCCATCAAGATTAGTTGCTAAAATATCTCCATTAAATGCCATTCGTTTTAATTAA
- a CDS encoding DUF1343 domain-containing protein has protein sequence MVKFLSIFGFLMLAIVACKAQNSSESIIETVDIRKSHHFSGEKKQVAITKKEIEVGALQLSEYLPLLQNKTVALVVNQTSVINSTHLLDTLISLGINVKKVFAPEHGFRGTADAGEHINNGVDTKTNTPIVSLYGNNKKPSTDQLSNVDIVLFDIQDVGVRFYTYISTLQYVMEACAENNKALIVLDRPNPNGYFVDGPVLEKTHQSFVGMQQIPIVYGMTIGEYAQFLNGEKLLENGVLCNLTVIPCKNYDHNSFYELPIKPSPNLPNMASIYLYPSLCFFEGTTNISLGRGTDKPFQIYGSNDFSKNLPFSFTPVSTEGAKYPPLQNKLCYGYDLSSISIDSLQEMHINLDYLLNAYQMTKSKNSFFNDFFVKLAGTNDLKNQIKNGNSANQIKATWQNNIDQFKVIRKKYLLYKDFE, from the coding sequence ATGGTGAAGTTTTTAAGCATATTTGGATTTTTGATGTTGGCTATTGTAGCATGTAAAGCACAAAATAGTAGTGAATCTATTATAGAAACTGTTGATATAAGAAAAAGTCATCATTTTAGTGGTGAAAAGAAACAAGTAGCTATAACTAAAAAAGAAATAGAAGTTGGTGCTTTGCAATTAAGTGAATACTTGCCTTTGCTACAAAATAAAACAGTAGCTTTAGTAGTTAATCAGACTTCGGTAATAAATAGTACACATTTATTAGATACATTGATATCGCTTGGTATAAATGTAAAAAAAGTGTTTGCACCAGAACATGGTTTTCGTGGAACGGCTGATGCTGGTGAACACATTAATAATGGTGTAGATACAAAAACTAATACGCCAATTGTTTCTTTGTATGGCAATAATAAAAAACCTAGTACAGATCAATTAAGTAATGTTGATATCGTTCTTTTTGATATTCAAGATGTTGGTGTACGATTTTATACTTATATTTCAACGCTACAATATGTAATGGAAGCTTGTGCCGAAAATAATAAAGCACTCATTGTGTTAGATAGACCAAATCCGAATGGATATTTTGTTGATGGTCCAGTCTTGGAAAAAACACATCAATCGTTTGTTGGTATGCAACAAATTCCTATTGTTTATGGTATGACTATTGGTGAGTATGCTCAGTTTTTAAATGGAGAAAAGTTATTAGAGAATGGTGTTTTGTGTAACTTAACTGTTATTCCATGTAAAAATTACGACCATAATTCTTTTTATGAGTTGCCTATAAAACCATCGCCAAATTTGCCAAATATGGCAAGTATTTATTTGTATCCGAGTTTGTGTTTTTTTGAAGGCACGACTAATATTAGTTTAGGAAGAGGTACAGATAAACCGTTTCAAATTTATGGCAGTAATGATTTTAGTAAGAATTTGCCTTTTAGTTTTACACCAGTAAGTACTGAAGGTGCTAAATATCCACCACTACAAAATAAACTTTGTTATGGTTATGATTTGTCATCAATTTCAATAGATAGTTTGCAAGAAATGCATATTAATTTAGATTATTTGTTGAATGCCTATCAAATGACGAAAAGCAAAAACAGTTTCTTTAATGACTTTTTTGTGAAATTAGCAGGTACTAACGATTTAAAAAATCAAATTAAAAATGGCAATTCGGCTAATCAAATTAAAGCTACTTGGCAAAATAATATCGACCAATTTAAAGTAATACGAAAAAAATATCTGCTTTATAAAGACTTTGAATAA
- a CDS encoding PorT family protein, with product MKKMILTALTMVSMLTTISAKEGNETSTNEGFQQTKMVTATTTSYESEPLQYKSGFGVKGGIGLTSVLIGDDNTYNDVRNKMKVGGFAAVSYEKRFTDVFALDVEAGYANKGVRTSGTVPLTSEKLIFKVNTHQIEVPVSMKFYVGDNFNINFGPYVSFIAAAKAKLIHENSNNEVVNETKSVNMMSKDYEDANGNLLFNRVDFGANLGVEYISDKGIGVGARVNQGFRDLINNDYAGYMGTDAIIPAGDNKWSGNTGIQVYGIFRF from the coding sequence ATGAAAAAAATGATCTTAACAGCATTAACAATGGTATCAATGCTAACAACAATTTCAGCAAAAGAAGGAAATGAAACTTCAACTAATGAAGGATTCCAACAAACAAAAATGGTTACAGCTACTACCACTAGCTATGAATCAGAACCATTACAATACAAAAGTGGTTTTGGTGTTAAAGGTGGTATTGGATTAACTTCTGTGTTAATTGGAGACGACAATACCTACAACGATGTAAGAAACAAAATGAAAGTAGGTGGCTTTGCTGCTGTTTCTTACGAAAAAAGATTTACCGATGTTTTTGCTTTAGATGTAGAAGCTGGTTATGCAAATAAAGGCGTTAGAACATCTGGTACAGTTCCTTTAACTAGCGAAAAATTAATTTTCAAAGTTAATACACATCAAATAGAAGTTCCAGTTAGTATGAAATTTTATGTTGGAGATAATTTCAATATCAATTTCGGTCCTTATGTTTCTTTTATTGCTGCAGCAAAAGCAAAATTAATACACGAAAATTCAAATAACGAAGTTGTAAATGAGACAAAAAGTGTTAACATGATGAGTAAAGATTATGAAGATGCTAATGGCAATCTACTTTTCAATAGAGTTGATTTTGGAGCAAACTTAGGTGTAGAGTATATTTCTGACAAAGGTATTGGTGTTGGTGCAAGAGTTAATCAAGGTTTTAGAGATTTGATTAATAATGACTATGCTGGCTACATGGGAACAGATGCTATCATTCCTGCTGGAGATAATAAATGGTCTGGAAATACTGGTATTCAAGTATACGGAATTTTCAGATTCTAA
- the lpdA gene encoding dihydrolipoyl dehydrogenase — protein MENFDIAIIGSGPGGYVAAIRCAQLGFKTAIIEKYNTLGGTCLNVGCIPSKALLDSSEHYYNANHSFAEQGIEVKDIKLNFKQFIDRKTKVVDQTCAGIDFLMKKNKITVYQGIGSFVDATTINIKSDKGDEQIKASNTIIATGSKPSSLPFINIDKQRVITSTEALSLEKLPKSMVIIGGGVIGLELGSVYQRLGTEVSVVEFMDRIIPTMDADLSKELNRSLKKLGIKFYLSHKVNGVIASKNEVTVTALDKKEQTVEIKAEYCLVAIGRKPYTDNLGLDKVGITTNERGQIPVNEHLQTSVPNIYAIGDVIRGAMLAHKAEEEGVLVAEILAGQKPHIDYNLIPGVVYTWPEVAAVGKTEQQLKDEGIAYKIGSFPMRALGRARASMDIDGLVKVLADAETDEILGVHMIGARAADMIAEAVVAMEFRASAEDIARTSHAHPTYTEAMKEACLAATDNRAMHI, from the coding sequence ATGGAAAATTTTGATATTGCAATTATAGGAAGTGGTCCTGGTGGTTATGTCGCAGCAATTCGTTGTGCACAATTGGGTTTCAAAACAGCTATTATAGAAAAATACAATACGCTTGGTGGTACTTGTCTCAATGTTGGCTGTATTCCTTCTAAAGCATTGCTCGATTCTTCAGAGCATTACTACAATGCCAATCATTCGTTTGCAGAGCAAGGTATAGAAGTAAAAGACATTAAACTCAACTTTAAACAATTCATCGACAGAAAAACAAAAGTAGTAGACCAAACTTGTGCTGGTATAGATTTTCTAATGAAGAAAAACAAAATTACAGTCTATCAAGGTATTGGCTCTTTCGTAGATGCTACAACCATCAACATCAAATCAGATAAAGGCGATGAACAAATTAAAGCAAGCAATACTATAATTGCCACAGGTTCAAAACCAAGTTCACTACCATTTATCAATATCGATAAACAAAGAGTCATTACTTCTACAGAAGCTTTGTCATTAGAAAAACTACCAAAATCTATGGTGATAATTGGTGGAGGTGTTATTGGATTAGAATTAGGTTCTGTTTATCAACGCTTAGGTACAGAAGTAAGCGTAGTAGAATTTATGGACAGAATTATTCCTACGATGGATGCTGATTTATCTAAAGAACTTAATCGTTCGCTAAAAAAATTAGGTATTAAGTTTTATTTATCACACAAAGTAAATGGAGTTATTGCATCTAAAAATGAAGTTACGGTTACTGCATTAGATAAAAAAGAACAGACTGTAGAAATTAAAGCTGAGTATTGTTTAGTGGCTATCGGCAGAAAACCTTATACTGATAATCTTGGATTAGATAAAGTGGGTATTACTACAAATGAAAGAGGTCAAATTCCTGTAAACGAACATTTACAAACCAGTGTTCCAAATATTTATGCAATTGGCGATGTTATTCGTGGAGCGATGTTAGCACATAAAGCAGAAGAAGAAGGTGTGCTAGTTGCAGAAATACTAGCAGGACAAAAACCACATATCGATTATAATTTAATTCCAGGTGTGGTTTATACTTGGCCAGAAGTTGCTGCTGTTGGAAAAACAGAACAACAGTTAAAAGACGAAGGCATTGCATACAAAATAGGTAGTTTTCCTATGCGTGCATTAGGAAGAGCAAGAGCAAGTATGGATATTGATGGTTTGGTAAAAGTATTGGCAGATGCTGAAACAGACGAAATTTTAGGTGTTCACATGATTGGTGCAAGAGCAGCAGATATGATTGCAGAAGCTGTTGTAGCAATGGAATTTAGAGCAAGTGCCGAAGATATTGCAAGAACATCACACGCACATCCAACTTATACCGAAGCCATGAAAGAAGCATGCTTAGCAGCTACCGACAACAGAGCAATGCATATATAA
- the clpX gene encoding ATP-dependent Clp protease ATP-binding subunit ClpX has protein sequence MKSDKQNSCSFCGRHQDRVQILVTGLDAFICEDCVEQAQKIVTSELKSVTQKKHKTQKTKKPKEIKSFLDEYIIGQDDAKKIIAVAVYNHYKRLNQHIDDDIEIEKSNIMMVGQTGTGKTLIAKTIAKLLDVPFTIVDATVFTQAGYVGEDVESILSRLLQVCDYDITAAERGIVYIDEIDKITRSGDNPSITKDVSGEGVQQALLKLLEGTDVLVPPQGGRKHPEQKLVKINTNNILFICGGAFDGIEKLISKRMNSSVVGFKKGVDGHVVDKTNFLQYITQQDLKSYGLIPELIGRVPVLSHLDPLDKVALKAILLEPKNALIKQYKKLFKLEHIELIVEDEVIDIIVDKALEYNLGARGLRSICEAIFTEAMFELPSEKNVKKFMVDKAYALERISKSKISKLKVA, from the coding sequence ATGAAATCAGACAAACAGAATAGTTGCAGTTTTTGTGGAAGACATCAGGATAGAGTACAAATTTTAGTTACTGGTTTAGATGCATTTATCTGTGAAGATTGTGTAGAACAAGCTCAGAAAATTGTTACTAGCGAACTAAAATCTGTAACACAAAAAAAACACAAAACGCAAAAAACAAAGAAACCCAAAGAAATTAAATCGTTTTTAGATGAATATATTATAGGTCAAGATGATGCTAAAAAAATAATAGCAGTTGCTGTATATAATCACTACAAAAGATTAAATCAACACATTGACGATGATATTGAGATTGAAAAATCTAATATTATGATGGTTGGACAAACTGGAACAGGAAAAACACTTATAGCAAAAACTATTGCCAAACTACTCGATGTTCCTTTCACCATTGTAGATGCTACCGTTTTTACACAAGCTGGTTATGTTGGCGAAGATGTAGAAAGCATTCTCTCTAGGTTATTACAAGTCTGCGATTATGATATTACTGCTGCCGAAAGAGGCATCGTTTATATTGATGAAATAGACAAAATTACTAGAAGTGGCGATAATCCATCTATTACAAAAGATGTAAGTGGCGAAGGCGTTCAACAAGCATTATTAAAACTTTTAGAAGGCACTGATGTTTTAGTTCCTCCACAAGGCGGAAGAAAACATCCAGAGCAAAAATTAGTAAAAATTAATACCAATAATATATTATTTATTTGTGGTGGTGCTTTTGATGGTATTGAAAAACTCATTTCTAAAAGAATGAACTCAAGCGTAGTAGGTTTTAAAAAAGGTGTAGACGGACATGTAGTCGACAAAACTAATTTTCTACAATACATTACTCAACAAGATTTAAAATCGTATGGTTTAATTCCAGAGTTAATAGGAAGAGTGCCAGTGTTATCGCATTTAGATCCATTAGACAAAGTAGCACTAAAAGCTATTTTATTAGAACCTAAAAATGCTTTAATCAAACAGTATAAAAAGTTGTTTAAGCTAGAACATATTGAACTTATTGTTGAAGATGAAGTTATTGATATTATAGTAGATAAAGCACTAGAATATAATTTAGGAGCAAGAGGTTTGCGTTCAATTTGCGAAGCCATTTTTACAGAAGCAATGTTTGAGTTGCCATCAGAAAAAAATGTAAAGAAATTTATGGTAGATAAAGCATATGCATTAGAAAGAATTAGCAAATCTAAAATTTCAAAATTAAAAGTTGCCTAA
- a CDS encoding universal stress protein codes for MSKIIVPLDFSSTSFNALEYAKNLAHQLNYELQLVHYYPLQINAYTTPEGMIPLDVLDNIKDEAEQRMQKIVSVIEQEEKYTVSYLVEAGDVVPELSKLAEETNPEFIIMGTVGNQTVLNKLIGSNAAGIVQNIMTPIILIPADYELKPIQKIVYADSFDKEEFAILEDIINLLHQLSINEIDVLHINDEHHIQTIENNVIVNKINHYLGENSAKMNIVTAQNFEAGFNEFAAQNEIDLLIMATHKKSFLERIFTHSNTKTMAMHSKIPLLVYHV; via the coding sequence ATGAGTAAAATAATTGTTCCTTTAGATTTTTCATCAACATCGTTCAATGCATTAGAGTATGCTAAAAATTTAGCACATCAATTAAATTACGAATTGCAGTTGGTGCATTATTATCCATTACAAATTAATGCCTATACTACGCCAGAAGGTATGATACCACTAGATGTATTAGATAATATTAAAGATGAAGCAGAGCAACGCATGCAAAAAATTGTATCTGTAATTGAACAAGAAGAAAAATACACAGTGTCCTATCTTGTAGAAGCTGGCGATGTAGTTCCTGAATTGTCTAAGTTAGCAGAAGAAACCAATCCAGAGTTTATTATTATGGGAACAGTTGGCAACCAAACAGTATTGAATAAACTAATAGGTAGCAATGCAGCAGGAATTGTACAAAATATAATGACACCAATTATTTTAATTCCAGCAGATTACGAATTAAAACCAATACAAAAAATTGTTTATGCTGATAGTTTTGACAAAGAAGAATTTGCTATACTAGAAGATATTATTAATCTATTACACCAATTGTCTATTAATGAAATAGATGTATTGCATATTAACGACGAACACCATATTCAAACCATAGAAAATAATGTAATTGTTAATAAAATAAATCATTACTTAGGCGAAAATAGTGCTAAGATGAATATTGTTACTGCACAAAACTTTGAAGCAGGTTTTAACGAGTTTGCAGCACAAAATGAAATTGATTTGTTGATTATGGCAACACATAAAAAGTCGTTTTTAGAAAGAATATTTACGCACAGCAATACCAAAACTATGGCAATGCACAGCAAAATACCATTACTTGTTTATCATGTGTGA
- a CDS encoding site-specific DNA-methyltransferase → MATGITKNKWQEEVQIISSEKFPFETDYEITYKGKLPEQEIISTAYTENYESLYGEFKENKLFYGDNLDVLRYLLQSQKLKGKVKLIYIDPPYGTNSVFQSRNQKDSYKDDLVGSHFIEFIRRRLILLRELLSDEGSIYVHLDNNMTPQIKVIMDEVFGAKNFRGFITRKKCSNKNSTRNTYGNISDYILYYSKTNNFTWHRATSAWSESKMLKEYPCIDEATGRRYKKVPIHAPGIRNGETGKEWKGMLPPPGKHWQYTPARLDEFEAKGEIYWSANGNPRRKVFFDEDKGIPVQDIWMDVQDSLNQNIKITGYPTEKNPELLKRIIKASSNKDDIILDCFAGSGTTLGVAEQLGRKWIGIDNSSEAIDNILKRFLKGLEGMGDYVNGKNNSENDLDQMTLFESQMAYGKQLIADFEMLSDSRYSDLINEILEKHLTE, encoded by the coding sequence ATGGCAACAGGAATCACAAAAAATAAATGGCAAGAAGAAGTTCAAATTATTTCATCGGAAAAGTTTCCGTTTGAAACAGACTATGAAATAACCTATAAGGGGAAACTACCTGAACAAGAAATTATTTCAACTGCTTACACCGAAAATTATGAATCGCTCTATGGCGAATTCAAGGAAAACAAACTTTTCTACGGAGACAATTTAGATGTACTCCGCTATCTATTACAATCTCAAAAATTAAAAGGAAAAGTTAAACTCATATACATTGACCCACCTTATGGTACAAACAGCGTTTTTCAGTCTCGAAATCAAAAGGACTCTTATAAAGACGATTTGGTTGGAAGCCATTTTATAGAGTTCATTAGACGCAGGTTAATCCTATTAAGAGAACTATTGAGTGATGAAGGTTCTATTTATGTTCATCTTGACAACAATATGACACCGCAGATTAAGGTGATAATGGATGAAGTTTTTGGAGCAAAGAATTTTCGTGGATTCATTACAAGAAAAAAGTGTAGCAACAAAAACTCCACAAGAAATACTTACGGGAATATTTCTGACTACATTTTATACTATTCCAAAACAAACAACTTTACTTGGCATAGAGCAACTTCTGCTTGGTCGGAAAGCAAGATGTTAAAAGAATATCCTTGCATAGATGAAGCTACGGGCAGACGGTACAAAAAAGTGCCTATTCACGCACCAGGAATAAGAAATGGGGAAACAGGAAAAGAATGGAAAGGAATGTTGCCTCCGCCAGGAAAACATTGGCAATACACTCCTGCCCGTTTAGACGAATTTGAAGCAAAAGGCGAAATTTATTGGTCAGCTAATGGCAATCCAAGGCGAAAAGTATTCTTTGATGAAGATAAAGGGATTCCCGTACAAGATATTTGGATGGATGTACAAGATTCGCTAAACCAAAACATCAAAATAACAGGTTATCCGACAGAAAAGAATCCTGAATTACTGAAACGAATAATAAAGGCTTCATCAAATAAAGACGATATTATTTTAGACTGTTTTGCAGGTTCAGGAACGACACTTGGTGTAGCTGAACAACTTGGTAGAAAATGGATTGGAATTGACAATAGTTCAGAAGCTATTGACAATATTCTGAAACGCTTTCTTAAAGGTCTTGAAGGTATGGGCGATTATGTAAATGGCAAAAACAATTCGGAAAATGACCTTGACCAAATGACACTTTTTGAATCACAAATGGCTTATGGAAAACAACTAATAGCAGATTTTGAAATGCTTTCAGATTCAAGGTACTCTGACTTGATAAATGAAATTTTAGAAAAACATTTAACTGAATAA
- a CDS encoding bstEII yields the protein MAKTFRDYKPENANWITLATGEFYPDILVDACNLYRPVLELFGQLLKSSETSEKLFLQTVDVRQPWMRIQLARVFRKYVSPNTPVEMLKQKRKAEWICKEFGKGFRPIVEVQKAFVSRPMPDEALCAVLWEYKDRGKKGYDMTERMFELLRSKFPDFEISGPERAGKDILLGDVFEDYPKPDRPADFIIKDGKKILAIGFARYDSDRGGAQEDDRTGGYSNASREILDYAIGKDLRTKIIFVNDGPGLLLGSMWDDYSYIEDASDDVMVVTLRMIIERITLDWLNS from the coding sequence ATGGCAAAAACATTCAGGGACTATAAACCCGAAAACGCAAATTGGATAACATTAGCAACAGGAGAATTTTATCCAGACATTCTTGTGGATGCTTGTAACCTTTACAGACCAGTCCTTGAACTTTTCGGACAATTGTTAAAATCAAGTGAGACCTCAGAAAAGCTGTTCTTACAGACTGTGGATGTTCGTCAACCGTGGATGAGAATACAATTAGCAAGAGTTTTTAGGAAATATGTTAGTCCGAATACTCCCGTAGAAATGCTAAAGCAAAAAAGAAAAGCTGAATGGATTTGCAAAGAATTTGGCAAAGGATTCAGACCTATTGTTGAAGTTCAAAAAGCATTTGTTTCTCGACCTATGCCTGATGAAGCACTATGTGCTGTGCTTTGGGAATATAAAGACAGGGGCAAAAAAGGTTATGATATGACAGAAAGAATGTTCGAGCTTTTAAGAAGCAAATTCCCAGATTTTGAAATTAGTGGTCCTGAACGAGCAGGAAAGGATATTTTGCTTGGAGACGTATTCGAAGACTACCCAAAACCTGACAGACCAGCAGATTTTATCATCAAAGATGGAAAGAAAATCTTAGCCATAGGATTTGCAAGGTATGATTCTGACCGTGGCGGTGCTCAGGAAGATGATAGAACAGGTGGATATTCAAATGCCTCTCGTGAAATACTCGATTATGCAATTGGCAAAGACTTGAGAACCAAAATCATTTTTGTAAATGATGGCCCAGGTCTTTTACTTGGTTCAATGTGGGATGATTATAGTTATATCGAAGATGCATCTGATGATGTTATGGTAGTAACATTAAGAATGATTATTGAGCGAATCACCCTTGATTGGTTAAACAGTTAG
- a CDS encoding helix-turn-helix transcriptional regulator, whose translation MAIIDNISFGEYLRELRENSNLPLRKVAAELDIDTSTLSKIEKNARNANEQIIDGIARIFNIDKAELKIRYLSDKITYELLGEEDGIEILKVAEEKIKYYKERT comes from the coding sequence ATGGCAATAATAGACAATATTTCATTTGGCGAATACCTTAGAGAACTAAGAGAAAACTCCAATCTTCCGTTAAGAAAAGTTGCGGCAGAATTGGATATTGACACCTCTACTCTAAGTAAAATTGAGAAGAACGCACGCAATGCAAACGAGCAAATAATCGATGGAATTGCGAGAATCTTCAATATTGATAAAGCCGAATTAAAAATCAGATACCTAAGTGACAAAATCACTTACGAATTATTGGGTGAAGAAGACGGAATAGAAATATTGAAAGTGGCAGAAGAAAAAATCAAATACTATAAAGAACGAACATAA